The following are encoded together in the Cryptococcus neoformans var. neoformans JEC21 chromosome 9 sequence genome:
- a CDS encoding cell division control protein, putative, translating into MLEENTSSNLPGDVSNPFITKPNSPKKSRGNSSTSDSTLASLRQGMGRMDISSKGSSIPYTIDVRERKDSKDTRRELDRFVPARPASLSHNSHSSSTLPTLAIDSAGHTPDTSVDHSLSQDQSTLSLQASLGLNSNRRILSFQSAPPLASHATSHLDAQRNYLLQSSASANRGTGSHSGKDTKKRAPPYMPERVLDAPGFEDDYYLDLIDWSCANRVAIGLGDMGYVWDAETGSVSALGSGAEEDTNKVTSVSWSNDGAYLAIGLDTGDIEVWDVEENKKMRTMKGHLARVPVMSWHGHVLTSGCRDGSIYHHDVRVAKHKVMELVGHNAEVCGLAWRSDGQFLASGGNDNVVNCWDGRIGASILNDEGTPRGVAKWTKRNHTAAVKAIAWSPWQSSLLATGGGTADKHIHFWSTSTGARTASLPTSTQVTSLIFSPHSKEILGTHGYPDNTLTLWTYPTLEKIWEVPAHDSRIISSALSPDGTTVCTGAGDENLKFWKVWEVRQAKKEREEGESGRGKTAVRIR; encoded by the exons ATGCTTGAAGAAAATACATCTAGCAACCTCCCTGGAGACGT CTCCAACCCATTTATAACCAAACCAAATTCTCCCAAGAAATCCAGAGGAAATAGTTCCACCTCTGACTCTACCCTAGCGTCCCTTCGCCAGGGTATGGGCCGGATGGACATCTCTTCCAAGGGTTCCTCAATCCCTTACACCATTGACGTCCGAGAGCGGAAAGACTCCAAAGATACTCGCCGAGAACTTGACCGTTTCGTGCCTGCCCGTCCTGCGTCCCTCTCGCACAATTCTCATTCCAGCTCTACTTTACCGACATTAGCTATCGATAGTGCTGGGCATACCCCTGATACCTCTGTCGATCATTCCTTATCCCAGGACCAATCGACACTCTCACTTCAAGCATCTCTCGGTCTCAACTCTAACCGCCGAATCCTGTCCTTCCAATCCGCCCCACCACTCGCGTCCCACGCTACTTCCCATCTCGATGCCCAGCGAAActaccttcttcaatcaTCCGCCTCGGCCAACCGGGGCACTGGATCCCACTCGGGTAAAGATACCAAGAAGCGAGCACCGCCGTACATGCCGGAGAGAGTGCTTGATGCGCCAGGATTTGAGGATGATTATTACTTGGATTTGATTGATTGGAGCTGCGCCAATAGGGTGGCGATTGGGTTGGGGGATATGGGCTATGTGTGGGATGCGGAGACGGGGAGTGTGAGTGCTTTGGGAAGTGGTGCCGA AGAGGATACGAATAAAGTTACATCCGTATCATGGTCCAACGACGGTGCATACCTCGCCATTGGTCTTGATACTGGTGATATAGAGGTTTGGgatgtggaagagaatAAGAAGATGCGGACGATGAAGGGCCATTTAGCAAGAGTACCGGTCATGAGTTGGCACGGGCATGTTCTTACTTCCGGTTGTAGGGACGGAAGTATCTACCATCACGATGTGAGGGTCGCGAAACACAAGGTTATGGAGTTGGTGGGGCATAACGCGGAAGTGTGTGGTCTTGCGTGGCGAAGCGATGGGCAGTTTTTGGCTAGTGGGGGTAATGACAATGTCGTCAATTGTTGGGA CGGCCGTATCGGCGCTTCAATCCTCAACGACGAAGGAACACCCCGCGGTGTCGCGAAATGGACAAAACGAAACCATACTGCAGCCGTCAAAGCCATCGCTTGGTCGCCCTGGCAATCATCTCTCCTTGCTACTGGTGGCGGAACTGCCGACAAACACATTCACTTCTGGTCCACTTCCACCGGCGCCCGAACTGCTTCTCTGCCTACTTCCACTCAAGTCACATCCCTCATTTTTTCCCCACATTCGAAAGAAATTCTCGGGACACACGGGTATCCGGATAATACCCTTACGCTGTGGACTTATCCGACGTTGGAGAAAATCTGGGAGGTGCCAGCGCATGATTCGAGGATTATCAGTTCGGCATTGAGTCCGGATGGGACGACGGTGTGTACAGGCGCGGGAGATGAGAACCTCAAGTTCTGGAAAGTATGGGAAGTGAGGcaggcaaagaaggagagggaagagggcgAGAGTGGGAGAGGCAAGACAGCCGTCAGGATTAGGTAA
- a CDS encoding 40S ribosomal protein S0, putative, protein MSADKLPKALQATEDDIQLLLAAQCHLGTKNCDKSMENYVWKRRADGIHVINVGKTWEKLVLAARVLATIENPNDVCVISARPYGHRAVLKYGSFTGAQAIAGRFTPGSFTNYITRSFKEPRVIIVTDPRVDHQAIREAAYVNIPVIAFCDTDASTKFVDIAIPANNKSRHSIGLMWYLLCREVLRLRGTVPRGPTGPSGWDVLPDLFFYRDPEEIEREAAEKAAAAAAQEGADAEAAATSAAAGVTAEYDAGNAADAVLAAQPTETALDWSDEPVAGDWAAEPAADAQGGW, encoded by the exons ATGTCCGCCGACAAGCTCCCCAAGGCTCTTCAGGCTACTGAGGACGACATccagctcctcctcgccGCTCAGTGCCACCTCGGTACCAAGAACTGCGACAAGTCTATGGAGAACTACGTCTGGAAGAGGCGTGCTGATG GTATCCACGTTATCAACGTCGGCAAGACCTGGGAGAAGCTCGTCCTTGCTGCCCGTGTCCTCGCTACCATCGAGAACCCCAACGACGTCTGTGTTATCTCTGCCCGACCCTACGGTCACCGTGCCGTCCTCAAGTACGGCTCCTTCACCGGTGCCCAGGCTATCGCTGGCCGATTCACCCCCGGTTCCTTCACTAACTACATCACCCGATCTTTCAAGGAGCCCCGAGTGATCATCGTCACCGACCCCAGGGTTGACCACCAGGCTATCCGAGAGGCTGCTTACGTCAACATCCC TGTCATCGCCTTCTGTGACACTGACGCTTCCACCAAGTTTGTCGACATTGCCATCCCCGCCAACAACAAGTCTCGTCACTCTATCGGTCTTATGTGGTACCTCCTCTGCCGAGAAGTTCTCCGTCTCCGAGGCACCGTTCCCCGAGGCCCTACCGGTCCTTCTGGCTGGGACGTCCTCCCtgacctcttcttctaccgTGACCCCGAGGAGATTGAGCGTGAGGCCGCCGAGAAGgctgctgccgccgccgctCAGGAGGGTGCCGACGCCGAAGCTGCCGCTACCTCTGCCGCTGCTGGTGTGACCGCCGAGTACGACGCTGGTAACGCTGCCGACGCTGTTCTTGCTGCTCAGCCCACCGAgactg CTCTTGACTGGTCCGACGAGCCTGTTGCCGGTGACTGGGCTGCTGAGCCCGCTGCCGACGCCCAGGGCGGCTGGTAA